DNA sequence from the Candidatus Poribacteria bacterium genome:
CCTCGATTGTATCGGGCGCGCCGAGGCGCATGGTGATGCCCGTGACATCATAGCCAGCGTCTACCATCATAGCAGCAGTGACGGAACTGTCTACGCCACCGCTCATTGCGACGAGAATCTTTCTCATTTTCTCT
Encoded proteins:
- a CDS encoding 7-cyano-7-deazaguanine synthase codes for the protein MRKILVAMSGGVDSSVTAAMMVDAGYDVTGITMRLGAPDTIE